The following DNA comes from Peribacillus sp. FSL E2-0218.
TCGCGATATATAAAAAACGGCCGACTTTGATGAGCCTTCCAAAAATGCTCGATGCGTATATCGATCACCGTAAAGAGGTAATCGTGAACCGTTCCCGTTATGAGCTGCAAAAGGCGCATGACCGGGCGCATATCGTCGATGGCTTAGTGAAGGCCCTGTCGATATTGGATGAAGTCATTGCCGTTATCCGTGCTTCCAAAGACAAACGCAATGCCAAAGATAACCTGATCGCCCAATTCGCGTTTACGGAAGCGCAAGCCGAAGCCATCGTATCTTTACAGTTATATAGACTGACAAACACGGATATTACGGCACTTGAGGCAGAAGCAGCGGAATTGAAAAACAGGATTGAGGAATTGACGAAGATCCTTGGCAGCGAAAAGGTGCTTCTTCAAGTCATAAAAAAAGAACTTCGGTTCATTAAAAAAGGCTATGATGACGGAAGACGTTCGAAAATCGAAAAGGAAATAGAGGAAATCAAAATTAATCTTGAAGTCTTGATCGCAAGTGAAGACGTAATGGTGACCGTGACGAAAGAAGGCTATGTGAAACGGACATCATTACGGTCATATGCGGCATCGGGCGGTCTTGATTTTGGCATGAAGGATTCCGATCGCTTGCTTCAGCGCCTGGAAATGAATACAACGGATGTCCTGTTGCTGTTCACATCCAAAGGGAACTTTCTCTATTGTCCAGTTCATCAGCTTCCTGATATTCGCTGGAAGGAAACCGGCCAGCATATCGCGAACATCATTCCGATCGATAGGGAAGAGCAGATCATAAAAGCAATTCCAATCAAGGACTTTACCCTTCCTCAATTCCTGGTGTTCATCACGAAAAACGGGATGGTGAAAAAGACGGAACTTGCTGCTTATAAAGCCCAACGTCATTCTAAACCATTGGTCGGCATCAATTTAAAAGGCGATGATGAACTGGTCGATGTTCATCATACCGATGGTCAGGAAGATCTTTTCCTTGTCACCCATAACGGTTATAGTTTATGGTTCGATGAAGAAGAGGTGAGTATCGTCGGTGTCCGTGCAGCGGGTGTAAAAGGGATTAATTTGAAAGAAGATGACTATGTTATCGGCGGCAAGATGTTAACCAAGGATAGCAAAGAATCGATCCTAATCGTTACCCAGCGCGGCGCCATCAAGAAAATGAAATTAACCGAGTTTGAAAAAACGAGCCGGGCAAAACGCGGTGTCGTGGTATTAAGGGAATTGAAATCGAATCCCCACCGGGTCATCGGATTTACTACGGTCAATAAAACCGACAGTTTGTTCATTCTTTCGGAAAAGGGAACGGTTGAAACCGTTCATGCGGCCTCATTAAAAAATCACGATCGCTACACGAATGGATCTTTTGTTTTTGATGAAACGGTCAGTGGGAAGGCGAAAGAACTATGGAAAATATCATTGGAAGATGAAACCTCCATGGAGGAGTGATTCATCTTTTCTGACGGGATGCTGGATAAATCAGCATCCCGCAGTTTGTAGACAAAAGGGGTTCGGAATTAAAAAATTCCGAACCCCTTTTGAAATTCCTTTGAAATTTTGACCAAAGGTTACGAGATTTGGGCTCTTCGAGCCACTATGTTAAGCCGTTTTAGGACCTTGCCATGTCCAAGTGGCCATCTTCTTTACATTCATGGCAGCGAAAGTAAGCATCGCCTGCATCGACAATTTTTTAAGTCCCCTTAAAGTAGTCCAACGCATACCATGCTTTTCTTTTGCATCTGCGAATACACGCTCAATCGTTTCTTTGCGTTTCGCATATATAGGTTTTACCTCTTGATGATGCGCAGATGATCTGCTTCTTCCACATATGCTTGCCAGATATGCCGTGTCACTACTTTTTGATGGTCTTTGCTTTCCGTACACCGTGATAAAAATGAGCATGTTGCACAAATTTGTTTGGGCGATTTGTACTCGCGATAGCCCTCTTTATTTGTTGTTGAGTACTTTAAAGTTTCTCCCGAAGGGCAAAGGTAACAATCAAAGTGTTCATCGTAAACATAGTCATGTTTGCGAAAGAATCCTTCTTTTGTACGAGGACGTGTATAGGGTAAAGCAGGTGTGATTTCTTTGTTAAATAGGTAGCTTGTAATCGCTGGTGTTTTATAAGCTGCATCTGCGGCAACTGCTTCTGGTTTTCCAACTTTCTCAATCACTTGCTCAACAAGTGGCTCCAAAATATGACTG
Coding sequences within:
- the parC gene encoding DNA topoisomerase IV subunit A, which translates into the protein MVFEETFRDLPLEEVIGDRFGRYSKYIIQDRALPDARDGLKPVQRRILYAMHVEGNTQEKGFRKSAKTVGNVIGNYHPHGDSSVYEAMVRMSQDWKLRKVMVQMHGNNGSIDGDPPAAMRYTEARLSSIASEMLRDIEKRTVDFVPNFDDTSEEPIVLPAMFPNLLVNGSTGISAGYATEIPPHQIGEVIDAAIMRIDKPEATVADLMTVIKGPDFPTGGIIQGIEGIRKAYETGKGKIIIRGLADVETIRGGKQQIVITEIPYEVNKANLVKKMDEFRLDRKVEGIAEVRDETDRTGLRIVIELKKEADANGVLHYLYKNSDLQIAYNFNMVAIYKKRPTLMSLPKMLDAYIDHRKEVIVNRSRYELQKAHDRAHIVDGLVKALSILDEVIAVIRASKDKRNAKDNLIAQFAFTEAQAEAIVSLQLYRLTNTDITALEAEAAELKNRIEELTKILGSEKVLLQVIKKELRFIKKGYDDGRRSKIEKEIEEIKINLEVLIASEDVMVTVTKEGYVKRTSLRSYAASGGLDFGMKDSDRLLQRLEMNTTDVLLLFTSKGNFLYCPVHQLPDIRWKETGQHIANIIPIDREEQIIKAIPIKDFTLPQFLVFITKNGMVKKTELAAYKAQRHSKPLVGINLKGDDELVDVHHTDGQEDLFLVTHNGYSLWFDEEEVSIVGVRAAGVKGINLKEDDYVIGGKMLTKDSKESILIVTQRGAIKKMKLTEFEKTSRAKRGVVVLRELKSNPHRVIGFTTVNKTDSLFILSEKGTVETVHAASLKNHDRYTNGSFVFDETVSGKAKELWKISLEDETSMEE